A segment of the Gemmatimonadota bacterium genome:
GACGCGCCGCCCCCCTCTGCAGCCCCTTTGTTGGCCGCCTCCATGATGCCCGGGCCGCCGCCCGTGATCACGGCAAAGCCCGCCTCGGCCAGCCCGCGGGCGGTTTCCGACGCCGCCAGGTAGAAGGGATCGGTCGGCCCGACCCGCGCGCTGCCGAAGATGGCCACTGCGGGCCCCAGATCCGCCAGCGTATCGAAGCCCTCGACGAACTCGCCCATGATGCGGAAAACGCGCCAGGGGTCCGTGTGGGTGAAATCCTCCACCGGCAGCATGGCCTCCCGCCGGAAGAGACGCTCATCTTCGGTTGGCCGGCCGCGATTCAGCTCCGCCATCGGTATGGGGTCCTGCTTCTTCGGGGCCATCAGCAGCTCCTTCCGTTGCCCTCCGCTGCTACTCGCGCCGCCGCGGCCGCACACCCCGCCGCCGGGGCAGCACGCCCGCGCCGCAATACCACGCCGCCGTTCGCGCCAGTGCCTCGGCCGGCCTCACCCGCGCGCCCCAGCCCAACTCGCGGCGAGCGCGCTCCGCCACGTACGGGTTGCCGTGCAGCAGCAGCCGCGCGCCGCGGCGCAGGTTCGGCGCCGCCCCAGGAATCAGGCTCAGCAGCGCGTCCACAGCCCACGCCAGAACAAGCAGCGCGGCGCCAGGCACAGGGAGCAGTCGCGGCGTGCGGCCCAGCGCCACCCCGAAACCGGTGACCAGCTCCCGCAGGGTAAGCCGCGCGTCCTCACTCAGGTTGTACGCCCGCCCCACGGCCGCATCGCGCTCGAGTGCCGCTACCACGCCGTCCGCAACGTTGCCCGCGTACACCACCGGCAACGCGGCGTGCCCACCGGCCGGCGCGGGCAGGAGCGGCAGCGAAACCAGGCGCGCGAGGATGGGGGTGAAGAGGCGGTCTCGCTCGCCATAGATGACCGAAGGTCGCACCGTGCTGAGCCGGACAACACCCTGCTGGTGGAGCTGCCAGGCCACCTCCTCCGCCCGCCGCTTCGACCGCGCGTAGACGTCCCGCGCCGGCACCTCACCCGATCGCCAGTCCTCTTCCCTTATACGCGCCCGGCCGATCAGCCCGCGGTAGACGGCCACACTCGAAACGTGGACCACGCGCGACGCCCGCGCCAGCCCCGCCGCCCGCAGCACGTTCTCCGTGCCCTGGACATTGACTGCCTCGTAGTGCTGCCAGGACGCGCGGCGAAAGACCAGCGCCGCGGCATGAACCACGGCATCACACCCTTCCATTCCGCCGGCCAGCCGCGCCGGCGCATCCGTGATGTCGCCTTCGACCAGTGCCGCGCCCAGCGACTCGAGGTGACTCCGCTCACTGCCGGGCCGCACCAGCCCCACGACCTGGTGGCCGCGCTCGAGCAGCCGCTCGGCGGTATGCGAGCCGACCAGTCCCGTGCCGCCGGTCAGAAAAACTCTCATACACTAGCCGCCACTGCGCCCCGGCATCTAGATTTCCGAACATGAAATGTCCCTCCTGCCGCACGGAGAGCTCGGGCGCGTACTGCGCCCACTGCGGCGCGCCGCTGCGGGGCGCGCGCTGCACGCAATGCAATACGGAGCTGCTCCCCGGAGCCAGGTACTGCACGCGCTGCGGCGCCGCGGTCCGCGCCGCCCCCTCGCGCCTCCCCTGGGTGATTGCTGGGGCCGCCCTCGTCGCCCTCACCATCGCCCTGCTCCTGCCGGCGCTGCGCTCCGACCCGGCGGAGGACGGACGCGGGTTGGCTACACCCTCCGGTCCGGCCAGCCCCACTCCACTCCCGGGTGCCGCGCCGCCACTCACCGGCACGCCGCGCGAGCAGGCGGACCGCCTCTTCAACCGCATCATGCGGGCACGCGAGGCCGGCGATTCCGCTCAGGTCGCCTTCTTCCTGCCCATGGCCATCGCCGCCTACCGCCAGGCCGGCGAGCTTGACGACGACGCACACTACCACCTGAGCGAGCTCGAGCTCACCGCCGGCGACGCGGCCGCGGCACTCGCCACCGCACAACGCATCCTGTCCGGCTACCCGCAGCATCTGCTGGGACTGGCCGCAGCCGCCCAGGCCGCTGGCGCCGCCGGAGACCGCGAGGCAGCGCGCCGCTACCACCAGCAGTTGCTGGCCGCCTACGACGCCGAGATCAGCCGGCCCCGGCCCGAGTATCGGGAGCACGCAGCAATCCTCCCCAGCTACCGCACCGCAGCCGAGCGATTCCTGGGGCGATAGTTCACCTGCCGCGTCGCCTCACTACCACGAAAATGAGTCCCAGGACGCCGGCACGCCCGGCCCACGCCGGGGAGCAGCGAGGGCGTTGAAGAAGAGGGGGAAAGTCGCCATGCTCTGACCCCGATACTGCGGCCGGAAGCCGAAGAGGATCACGCGGCCCGCGCCAACCTCGACCTCCGCCAGCGCTCCCCTGCCGGCGACCCGCTCGCGGCCCAAGGCCCAGCCGCTCAGCAGCGGATCGCCCGAACCGTACCGGCCCACAATGCGGGCCTGCGGCGCCGTTGCCTCGAAGGCCAGGCTCTCCTCACCATACCAGGCAATCGTCCCTTCCGGCATGCCCGCGGCCAGCGCGTGCGCGCCATCCAACTCCAGCCGCAGGATCGACCCAGGAATGAAGAAATCGGCCGCTGGCAGGCCTGCCACCACGTCCCGCAACGGCAGTTGCAGGTGCTCGAGGGCAAAACGGCTGGCCTCCTCCAGCGTCACCAGCGTGCCGCCCTCCTGTACGAACGCCGCCAATGCGGCCACGCCCTCGCCACCCAGCCCACCCGCATACTGCGGCGGCACACTCCCCGCGCGCCGGCCCTGCACCAGATCTGCTGGGGATTGCGAGGCCAGGATCACCACGTCCCACGAACGGCCCAGCTGGCCAGCCCGTATGTCACTGTCGTGCAACGACTTATATGGGACGCTGTAGGCCTCCAGCAGCCAGCGCGTCCAGCCCTCGTCCATGGAGGGGGCGTAACTCTGATAGAGGCCTATGCGCAGCGGCGCGGCTGCTGCCACGGTACGCCCCCCACCCCCCTCCCGGCGGGTCAACCCGGGCGCGAAGCGCCTCACCTCGGGAGCCGCGACCGGTTCCGAGAGGGCTAGCTGGTCGACGCCGGGTTCGACGCTTTCCGCTGCCACAGCCTGCACGCCGAGCAGGAGCGGGAGCGTGTGTGCCGTGACGTCGTAGGGACGTTTGGGCGGGCCACCCGGATAGAGTCTCAGGTCGGGATATTCCTGGCGTTCCAGCATCGCCTGGGCGAATGCCGCGTAAGGCTGTCCCATCGGGACCACGTAGGTGCCGGCCGGAAACTCCCGGGCCGGGCCGGCTGCTTCCGTTTCCACGCCGATGCTCCGCCTTCGCCCTGCCGCAGCCGGGCCGTTCACCCGTGCACGGAAGGGCACACCCGCGCGGTGCACTTCCACATCGGCCGTCACCAGGATGCGGAGCAGCTCGTTCAGTGCGGCGGGGTTTTCCTGTTCTGCGGGAATCAGCCACGCGGCGGGCCAAACAGGCCAGCCGCCCACAGCCCTCTCTCCAACTTCCAGGAACGCGCGCAGCCACTCCGCCCGGTGCCGGGCCGCGTGGGTCAGCAGGGCAAACGCCCCCGCCTCCATGTAGTCGACGATGTCCGCCAGCCGCCACTCCCCGCCTGGCCATGGCTCGGGGAAATTCCAGCTGGCCTGGCGCGCGTCGTAATTGCGGCCGGGCTGTAGCGAATCGAAGGGCACCCGGATGGGCGAGGCCAGGTTGGCAGAGGCGGTTTCCGAGAGGATGCGTACGCCCCCATGATAATGCGAGTATGCGCGCGCCGGCGTCCAGGCGTCGTAGATCGCGTTCCCCACCACGCCGCGCTTGCCGGCCGCCGTCAGACTCGCCGCCATGAAGCTCCCCAACTGGTTCACGCCCGCCACCAGTAGCGGGTCCACATTGGGCTCGATGGGGTCGATGTAGGGGGGAAAGAAGATCCTGGCGCCGCGCGAGCCCATCTGGTGGATGTCGTGTACGATTTGCGGACGCCAGACGTTGTGCACCCGCTCCACCGTGAGCTGTGTCTCACGCTGCGTGAACGCGTACCAGTCGCGGTTGTTGTCGTGGCCCACATAATGGTGGTACAGGAAGGGAGGAGACGCGCCCTCCCAGGGCTGTCCCAGCGTGCTCTCGTACCAGTCCCCTACCAGGTCGACGCCGTCCGGGTTGAGCGAGGGTACGAGCAGCACGATCGTATTCTCCAGGATCTCGAGCTCCGCGGGGGCGCTCGAGCTGGCCAACCGGTGAGCAATGCGCAGAGGGACCTGGGAGCCTCCCACCTCGGTCGAGTGGATCGAAGCCGTGATCAGAACCACCGTCTTCCCCTGGGCGATCAGGCGCTCGGCTTCACCCTCCGACGGGAGGAGGCGCGGGTCTGCGAGCTGGCGCTGGATCTCGCGGTAGCTGTCCAATCTCGCCAGGGTCGCCGGGCTGGAGATCGTGGCCATGAGGAACGGGCGGCCCAGTGTCGTCTCGCCCAGGGTGTCGAGCCGCACGCGCGGACTGACCTGTGCCAGCGCCGTCAGGTACGACGTGATCTGGTTCCAGTCCGCCAGCTTGCGGTCCGCCCCTACTTCGAACCCCAGGTGCGAAGCGGGCGCCGGCACGGCCACGACCGGATCCGGCCGCAGCGCCCCCGGTCGCGGGGCACACGCCGCCGCTACGAGTAGCCAGAGGATCGAGGCGCGTCGAGCGCCAGTGCGGTGCTGCACGAAGCAGCCTCCTGGATAGGGTTTCGCGTCACGACTGATCGAGCGCTGGCCGCCGGAGGGCAGTCCCGCCCCGCCTCCGGCGACGCCTGAAGCGCGAGGATGCATTGGGCTACTCGCCGGTCGCGCCTGCCGCAGCCGCGCCTGGACCGGACCGATCTGGCAGCGTGGCACCGTGCAGGGCGTTGAACAGCAGCTTGAAGGTGGCGCGCGGCTGCCCGCGGAACTGGGAGCGGAAGCCGATTAGCACGACATCGCCACTCCCGAGCTGCGCGCGGACTACGGCAGCCTTGCCCCCAAGATGCTTTTTTTCTCCCAACGCCCAGCCGCTGAGCAGCAGCTCTCCGGGGGGATAGTGCGCCACCACTTCGAGCGGCGCGCGATCGGCCCTCCTCCCGCCGGCCTCCGCGGGCTCCAGAATGTCGAAGGCACGGCTGCGCACGAAGAACGCAGCCGCCTCCGCAGGCATGCCGTAGCCCACGGGATGGCTGGGATCCACTGCCAGCCGCAGCAGCGACCCGGGCACGAAGAACTGCTCGGTCGGCACTCCGTCAACGGCATCGCGCAGGGGCAGCCCGAACTGCTCGATCACAAAGTTCGCCGCCCCGTCCAGCGCCACGACACGTCCGCCCTGCGCCACATAGCGCTTGAGCGCCGCCGCGCCCTCGACCCCCAGCCCGCCCACGTACTCCGCCGGCATCGACCCCGCCCGGTGCCCGTTCAGGATGCGCTCCGCGCTTTGATCGGGCAGAACAATCGCGTCATACTTCGAGAGCTGCCCCCGCCGGATGTCGCCGTCGTGCAGCGTGTCCAGTGCAAATTCGTAGCGTTCGAGCAGCCAGCGCGTCCAGCCCTCGTCCATGTTCGCAACCCAGGACTTATACAGCGCCACGCGCGGCAGTCGCAGCTCACGCAGCGCCACGGCAGGGCGTGCAGCCAGGCCCATAAGATCCAGGCCCAGCTCCCGGGACAGCGCCTCGACGCGCGCGCGCGTGCGATCCCCTCGCGCGCGCACTACGATCGCACCCGCGTCGTGCGTCGCGCCTCCCGCCTGGAACGGCTCCCGCGCCCACGCCACACGCTCCCCCGCCCGCAGCAGCCGGTTTATCGCCAGGGCGCTCGCATTCGGCCTGTGCGATAGTACGTAGCCGAACGCCGCCTCCCCCGTGACCCGCCCTGCCGGCAACGCAGGCTCAGCCACCGGCTCCCCCGCGACCCGGAAGGGCGCCTCCACCCGCTCCACCCTGACGCCCATCTGGATGGGCAAAGTCCACCCCGTCATGTCATAGGGCGGTGCCGGCGGTCCGCCCGCGTACAGGCGCATGTCCGGATATACCTGCTTCTCCAGCAGGTCGAGGATATAGGCGCGGAACGCCTGGGCCGTGTAGATCACGTAGGAGCCGGCCGCAAAGCGCTTACCCCCAGCCTCGAAGGCCTCCGCGGCGCGGGTTACGTCAATACCGCCCCAGCGCAGCACGCGCACAAGCTCCGCCGCTTCTCCAGCATCCCACTGCTCACCTGAAGGGATCACAAAAGCGAAGGGGCTCCCGC
Coding sequences within it:
- a CDS encoding peptidase M14, whose protein sequence is MSSAFPNSVARRGWLLALLLAGGASVAHPQRPLPAAPAASREARPASALQAAAPHPAEVFGFEPGADYKLADHSQIVDYFRRLDRASDRVLVREIGRSVLGRPLILAFISSAENISRLEQLRAISTRLARAADVPEEEARRLAAEGKAVVWIDGGLHATEVAGAQQMPLLAYLVATEESEAMRRIRQEVVLLLMPVMNPDGLDITAGWYRRHLGTPFETSDLPWLYHHYVGHDNNRDFYMLTQPESRAVARLLYHEWYPQIVYNHHQTAPFPARIFVPPFADPVNPNIPPLVTRGVNLLGSAMTRRFAEERKPGPVSRVGFDMWWNGGMRTAPYFHNMVGILTETALYRYATPKEYSADSLPRSFGRGSSMSAAEPSVFYPDPWRGGWWRLGDAVDYMITASLAVLETAAALREEWLYNIYRMGRWAIEAGQRGSPFAFVIPSGEQWDAGEAAELVRVLRWGGIDVTRAAEAFEAGGKRFAAGSYVIYTAQAFRAYILDLLEKQVYPDMRLYAGGPPAPPYDMTGWTLPIQMGVRVERVEAPFRVAGEPVAEPALPAGRVTGEAAFGYVLSHRPNASALAINRLLRAGERVAWAREPFQAGGATHDAGAIVVRARGDRTRARVEALSRELGLDLMGLAARPAVALRELRLPRVALYKSWVANMDEGWTRWLLERYEFALDTLHDGDIRRGQLSKYDAIVLPDQSAERILNGHRAGSMPAEYVGGLGVEGAAALKRYVAQGGRVVALDGAANFVIEQFGLPLRDAVDGVPTEQFFVPGSLLRLAVDPSHPVGYGMPAEAAAFFVRSRAFDILEPAEAGGRRADRAPLEVVAHYPPGELLLSGWALGEKKHLGGKAAVVRAQLGSGDVVLIGFRSQFRGQPRATFKLLFNALHGATLPDRSGPGAAAAGATGE
- a CDS encoding peptidase M14, producing MQHRTGARRASILWLLVAAACAPRPGALRPDPVVAVPAPASHLGFEVGADRKLADWNQITSYLTALAQVSPRVRLDTLGETTLGRPFLMATISSPATLARLDSYREIQRQLADPRLLPSEGEAERLIAQGKTVVLITASIHSTEVGGSQVPLRIAHRLASSSAPAELEILENTIVLLVPSLNPDGVDLVGDWYESTLGQPWEGASPPFLYHHYVGHDNNRDWYAFTQRETQLTVERVHNVWRPQIVHDIHQMGSRGARIFFPPYIDPIEPNVDPLLVAGVNQLGSFMAASLTAAGKRGVVGNAIYDAWTPARAYSHYHGGVRILSETASANLASPIRVPFDSLQPGRNYDARQASWNFPEPWPGGEWRLADIVDYMEAGAFALLTHAARHRAEWLRAFLEVGERAVGGWPVWPAAWLIPAEQENPAALNELLRILVTADVEVHRAGVPFRARVNGPAAAGRRRSIGVETEAAGPAREFPAGTYVVPMGQPYAAFAQAMLERQEYPDLRLYPGGPPKRPYDVTAHTLPLLLGVQAVAAESVEPGVDQLALSEPVAAPEVRRFAPGLTRREGGGGRTVAAAAPLRIGLYQSYAPSMDEGWTRWLLEAYSVPYKSLHDSDIRAGQLGRSWDVVILASQSPADLVQGRRAGSVPPQYAGGLGGEGVAALAAFVQEGGTLVTLEEASRFALEHLQLPLRDVVAGLPAADFFIPGSILRLELDGAHALAAGMPEGTIAWYGEESLAFEATAPQARIVGRYGSGDPLLSGWALGRERVAGRGALAEVEVGAGRVILFGFRPQYRGQSMATFPLFFNALAAPRRGPGVPASWDSFSW
- a CDS encoding NAD-dependent epimerase/dehydratase family protein, whose translation is MRVFLTGGTGLVGSHTAERLLERGHQVVGLVRPGSERSHLESLGAALVEGDITDAPARLAGGMEGCDAVVHAAALVFRRASWQHYEAVNVQGTENVLRAAGLARASRVVHVSSVAVYRGLIGRARIREEDWRSGEVPARDVYARSKRRAEEVAWQLHQQGVVRLSTVRPSVIYGERDRLFTPILARLVSLPLLPAPAGGHAALPVVYAGNVADGVVAALERDAAVGRAYNLSEDARLTLRELVTGFGVALGRTPRLLPVPGAALLVLAWAVDALLSLIPGAAPNLRRGARLLLHGNPYVAERARRELGWGARVRPAEALARTAAWYCGAGVLPRRRGVRPRRRE
- a CDS encoding zinc ribbon domain-containing protein, whose protein sequence is MKCPSCRTESSGAYCAHCGAPLRGARCTQCNTELLPGARYCTRCGAAVRAAPSRLPWVIAGAALVALTIALLLPALRSDPAEDGRGLATPSGPASPTPLPGAAPPLTGTPREQADRLFNRIMRAREAGDSAQVAFFLPMAIAAYRQAGELDDDAHYHLSELELTAGDAAAALATAQRILSGYPQHLLGLAAAAQAAGAAGDREAARRYHQQLLAAYDAEISRPRPEYREHAAILPSYRTAAERFLGR